A part of Anaerotignum faecicola genomic DNA contains:
- a CDS encoding ion transporter: MRRRIYEMIEKGEQEDKISLYYDRFMIFCIIASVLPLCVKNSTNPVFYRIDRITVFIFIIDYLLRWGTADFKLKGEKPFLRYPFTFFAVVDLIAILSSLTPLYSTLKAVRILRLPKCMKPLKILRYSKGFHLMMQVIHKEKDNLFTIGLLAVGYILLSALILFQVEPDTFASFLDAVYWATITLTTVGYGDICPATSIGKIIAIVTSFVGIAVFALPTGIITAGYLAELKPKHKR; encoded by the coding sequence ATGCGGCGGCGGATTTATGAAATGATTGAAAAGGGAGAGCAGGAGGACAAAATCAGCCTGTATTATGACCGATTTATGATTTTCTGCATTATTGCAAGCGTACTGCCTCTTTGTGTGAAAAACAGCACAAATCCCGTATTTTATCGGATTGACCGCATAACGGTGTTTATTTTCATCATAGATTATCTGCTCAGATGGGGCACAGCGGATTTTAAGCTGAAGGGGGAAAAGCCCTTTTTGCGTTATCCGTTTACGTTTTTTGCTGTGGTTGATCTGATTGCGATTCTTTCCTCTCTGACACCGCTGTATTCGACGCTGAAGGCGGTGCGTATCCTGCGTCTGCCGAAGTGCATGAAGCCCTTAAAGATTCTGCGCTATTCTAAGGGATTTCATCTGATGATGCAGGTGATTCATAAGGAAAAGGATAACCTTTTCACGATAGGGCTTCTGGCAGTTGGGTATATCCTTCTGTCGGCGTTGATATTGTTTCAGGTTGAGCCGGATACCTTCGCAAGCTTTCTGGATGCGGTCTATTGGGCGACCATCACGCTGACAACGGTCGGCTATGGGGATATTTGCCCTGCGACGAGCATCGGCAAAATCATTGCCATTGTGACCTCTTTTGTGGGAATTGCGGTGTTCGCTCTGCCGACAGGCATTATTACGGCAGGCTATCTGGCGGAGCTGAAACCAAAGCATAAACGATAA